GGTCATCACTTCAACGCCTTTTATCGGTACACCCACCGAGCCCAGTTTTATTCTGTTCGGAGGATTAAAAGAAACTATCGGAGAGGTTTCCGTGAGTCCGTAGCCTTCTATTACGGTAAACCCGAGTGTTGTTAAGTCCTGGGCGATATCCAGAGGTAGTTTTGCCCCTCCGCTTACCATGTACTTTATCCTTCCACCAAAGGCATCGTGAACTTTTTTAAAAACCGTTTTTCTTATTTTCTGGTTTTTAACTTTTTTCATTAATTTAAATAAATTTTTCGCGAGAACGTTTTTGTTTATCTCCTCCATAATCCTTCTGTGGAAGAGCTGGTAAAGCCTCGGAACACCTATTAAAACGGTTATCTGGTACTTCTGAAGTTTCTCGATTATGTCTTCCGGTGTTAACTTATCCAGAAAAACTACCGTTGCACCAAGGTAAAGAGGCAATAACATAGTAGTCATAAGCGGGTACATATGGTGGAAGGGGAGAATGGCGAGGGTTTTGTCTTCCTTTCCCGCTATTCCTACCTCCGATACACCTCTTATATTTGACATGAGGTTTTTGAAGGTAAGCATAACACCTTTTGGATTTCCCGTAGTTCCAGAGGTGTAAGGAAGAACGGCTACATCGTCTTCATCTCTCCTCACTATACCTTCCCACGGAGTGGGTAGTACAAGGTTGTCCACGTTTACGATTTCTACTTTCAAATCTTCAGAGGCTTCCCTGACCCTCGGATAAGTTTCATCTGAACAGAAAATTATTGAAGGTTCTGCGTCTTCAAGAATGTACCTTATCTCTTGAGGAGTTGACATAAAGTCTATGGGAACGACTATTCCACCCTTTTTCCACGTTCCGTAAAAGGCGTAAACCCATTCGGGTCTATTTTCCATTACTATGCCTACTCTTTCGTTAGGCGTTATGTCCATTAAGTTTGCGAAAGAGGCTATATTTTCGAGGAGTTCAGCGTAGGAGATTTCGTTTCCTTGATGAATTAAAGCAGTTTTCCCGAAATCCCTCAAAAATTCCATATAAATACTTTAAAGCTAAATCTGGATAAGAAAAGTTATGCGAGAAAGAGAAACGATAGCGTATTTCCAAGGAACAATCCCTTATTGTTAGGGCGTAACTGACACCAGCAGGTCCTATCACAAGTCCCATCAAAAGGTCGCAATCCCTCACTATTAGGGCGTAACCGGTCCAAGTTGTTCCATCAGAAGAAACAGAAATGGTGTCGCAATCCCTCACTATTAGGGCGTAACCCTGCGTGCCTGTGTCTAAAAAATAACGCTTTATCAACAACTTATTAGACACCCGATCCTCCCGAAACGAATGTTAATTTCCGCTAACCCGAGGTTCCGCAAACTTGAGCATACCTTTATAAAATTTCCATCCTTGATTTTCAATCCCTTAAAGCTTATTGCATCATGATTTCATCTCATCACGCCCTCAAAACATCACTCGTTAAGACCCATAAACCATATTCACTTGCCAAGGAGCCCGAAAGCCCTCAGCAGGGCTTTAAATTATTATACTACTTCTTTTCTCTCTTTACGTAAATGTTTATCTCCACTCTGTTGTTCCTTTCAATCAGGACGCTCTGGCGCCACCTGTAAAGGGGACGTTTGTCGCCGTAGGATACCGCAACGAGTTTATCGTGGGGAACGCCTCTGTTTTCGAGGTAACGGATAACTTCGGTTGCCCTTCTGCCCGCGAGTTCCCACTTGTTTCTAATAATTGGATTTTTTATTTCTACCGTAGGGCCAACGTGCCCTTCCACCCTTATACTGGAAATTTCGTCAGAAAGAGCTATCAAAAGAGGGGCTATTTCTTCAAGGGTTTTTCTTCCCTTTTCTGTTAACTTATAATCGCCGTTTTCAAAGAAAATCCTGTCAAAAAGTCTGAGTTTTATGTATTCTTCCGCAACTACAACCTGATAAGCCCAGGGAGGCAAAACCTTACTTATACGTTTTTTTATCTTGACCGCGTAATCCTTCGGATGAGTAATAGGAGGGACAACGGAATTCTTAGGAGGATAAAGTTCTGGATTTTTCCTGAAGTAAGATAAAAACTTTTCAAGGGCGGGTATCTCAAGGGTACTCATGGCGTACAAGAGTATGAAAAATGTAAGAAGCAGGGACATTAAGTCGGAAAAGGAAGTGAGCCAAGCTGGCGGTTTTGGACACTCTTCCTTCTTCTTGTAAGCCATGTTTCCCTCCTCAGGGAAGGAGCTTTACGCAGAACTCCACTCTCCTGTTTTTTTGCCTGCCCTGTGGTGTGTCGTTGCTCGCTATCGGCTTTGTGTCCGCGTAGCCAAGGGCACTGAGTTTGTCCGAAGGGTAACCGCATTCTTTTTCAAAGACCTCTATTACGCTTATTGCCCTTGCCATAGAGAGTTCCCAGTTGCTGGGAAATCTCGGCGTGCTTATGGGTCTGTTGTCAGTATGACCTTCTATATCCACGGGTAATGCGTAAGGTTTTAACTTGTAGCAAAGACCGAGTATAAGCCCCTTTGCTTCCTTCATGAGTGTGT
The genomic region above belongs to Aquifex aeolicus VF5 and contains:
- a CDS encoding OmpA/MotB family protein is translated as MAYKKKEECPKPPAWLTSFSDLMSLLLTFFILLYAMSTLEIPALEKFLSYFRKNPELYPPKNSVVPPITHPKDYAVKIKKRISKVLPPWAYQVVVAEEYIKLRLFDRIFFENGDYKLTEKGRKTLEEIAPLLIALSDEISSIRVEGHVGPTVEIKNPIIRNKWELAGRRATEVIRYLENRGVPHDKLVAVSYGDKRPLYRWRQSVLIERNNRVEINIYVKREKK